The genomic window GCCGGTCGATCTGATGGAGCCCGATGCCATCGGTCGTCTGGCCAATGCCATTGCCGGGCGCTGGGATACGCTTGATATTATGGTGATTTCAGCAGCTTATCTGCCAGAGCTGACCCCGCTTAGCCAGATTGACCCCAAACAGTTCAACACAGCGATCCTGACCAATGTCGTTGCGACACAGGCGCTTCTGGCTGGGTTTGATCCGCTTTTGCGGCGCTCCAAAGCGGGCAAGATCATTGGCCTTACCAGCAGCGTTGGCGCGAGCCCCCGCGCCTTTTGGGGGGCCTATGGATCGACTAAAGCCGCCTTCGACAATCTGCTCGACACCTACGGGCAAGAGGTTGAAAAGCTTTCGGAACTGCGCGTTGCTATCGTTGATCCGGGTGCCACGCGCACCGCCATGCGCGCACGCGCATATCCGGGTGAAAACCCCGATACGCTCAAAGGTCCAGAAGTGGTCGCAGAGCGCATTGTCGCTCTTGCCAGCGAAGGCTTTGAAACCGGGCACCGCGAGCGTGTCGATTGATTGAAATCGCCCGCTAGGACGCGAGGGCATTAAGACCGATTTAACCACAGTCTTCAAGATTCTTTCAGGAATAGGCGTGGCATACCGCGTGCGTGTATCGAGCCGTATACTGACTGAAGGAAGGTTTGAAGACGCGCTATGCCGACCGCAGACAAAAGCTATCTCACCGCAGCACAAGAAGATCGCTGTTCACCGCGCACGCGCCTGGTGATCCCTGCTTCCTTGCGCGCGTCAGGTGGCCGCGCCTTTCAAACCAATGTGCAAGACCTTTCGATCTCCGGCTTTTCAGCCAATTCGATTAACCGGATGCACGAAGGCCAAATGTGCTGGCTCACCCTGCCCGGCCTTGAATCGCTTCAGGCGCAGGTCGTGTGGTGGGAAAACTGCATCGTCGGCTGCGCGTTTGAGGAGCTTTTAAGCCCCATCGTGCACGACAACATCCTGATGCGTTATTCCAGCACGGGTGTTAGCCGTCCGATGATCTAAGCATGGGGGCGCCGGATAGCGCCCCTCG from Erythrobacter sp. SCSIO 43205 includes these protein-coding regions:
- a CDS encoding SDR family NAD(P)-dependent oxidoreductase translates to MTDTKPLSGQTALVTGASRGIGAATAIALAQAGAHVIITARKVKDLEAVEDKIHESGGTSTIAPVDLMEPDAIGRLANAIAGRWDTLDIMVISAAYLPELTPLSQIDPKQFNTAILTNVVATQALLAGFDPLLRRSKAGKIIGLTSSVGASPRAFWGAYGSTKAAFDNLLDTYGQEVEKLSELRVAIVDPGATRTAMRARAYPGENPDTLKGPEVVAERIVALASEGFETGHRERVD
- a CDS encoding PilZ domain-containing protein, whose amino-acid sequence is MPTADKSYLTAAQEDRCSPRTRLVIPASLRASGGRAFQTNVQDLSISGFSANSINRMHEGQMCWLTLPGLESLQAQVVWWENCIVGCAFEELLSPIVHDNILMRYSSTGVSRPMI